In one Ornithorhynchus anatinus isolate Pmale09 chromosome 19, mOrnAna1.pri.v4, whole genome shotgun sequence genomic region, the following are encoded:
- the POU3F2 gene encoding POU domain, class 3, transcription factor 2, producing MATAASNHYSLLPAGAPLVHAEPPGPMQPQQQQQQQPPPPPPPPPGSAAAYRDPPPGLVQADYSLQSNGHPLSHAHQWIAALSHGGAGGDGSPWAGSPLGQPDIKPSVQQQQQQQQQQQPPGRGDELHGGVGLQQQQQQQQGRAPHLVHHPAGHHGPPGGWRGSAGPLQAGHNGGLLYPQPGFTVNGMLGGGGLHHHGLRDGREDPHPHAPPPPPPPPPPPPPLGDPHSDEDTPTSDDLEQFAKQFKQRRIKLGFTQADVGLALGTLYGNVFSQTTICRFEALQLSFKNMCKLKPLLNKWLEEADSSSGSPTSIDKIAAQGRKRKKRTSIEVSVKGALESHFLKCPKPSAQEITSLADSLQLEKEVVRVWFCNRRQKEKRMTPPGGTLPGPDEVYGPGGRDTPPHHGVQTPVQ from the coding sequence ATGGCGACGGCCGCCTCCAACCACTACAGCCTGCTGCCCGCCGGGGCCCCGCTGGTGCACGCAGAGCCGCCGGGCCCCATGcaaccgcagcagcagcagcagcagcagcccccgccgccgccgccgccccctcccggctccgccgccgcctACCGAGACCCCCCTCCCGGCCTGGTGCAGGCCgactactctctgcagagcaacgGCCACCCGCTCAGCCACGCGCACCAGTGGATCGCCGCCCTGTCgcacggaggggccgggggcgacggGTCTCCGTGGGCCGGGAGCCCCCTGGGCCAGCCGGACATCAAGCCCtcggtgcagcagcagcagcagcagcagcagcagcagcagccgcccggACGGGGCGACGAGCTGCACGGGGGCGTggggctgcagcagcagcagcagcagcagcagggtcgAGCCCCGCACCTGGTGCATCACCCCGCCGGCCACCACGGGCCCCCGGGAGGGTGGAGGGGCTCGGCCGGTCCTCTGCAGGCCGGGCACAACGGGGGGCTGCTCTACCCCCAGCCCGGCTTCACCGTCAACGgcatgctggggggcggggggctgcaccACCACGGGCTGCGGGACGGCCGGGAGGACCCGCacccccacgcccctcccccgccgccgcccccgccgcccccgccgcccccgctggGGGACCCCCACTCCGACGAGGACACCCCGACCTCCGACGACCTGGAGCAGTTCGCCAAGCAGTTCAAGCAGCGGCGGATCAAACTGGGATTTACCCAAGCCGACGTGGGGCTGGCCCTGGGCACGCTCTACGGGAACGTGTTCTCGCAGACCACCATCTGCCGCTTCGAGGCCCTGCAGCTCAGCTTCAAGAACATGTGCAAGCTCAAGCCCCTCTTGAACAAGTGGCTGGAGGAGGCCGACTCCTCCTCCGGCAGCCCCACCAGCATAGACAAGATCGCGGCCCAGGGGcgcaagaggaaaaaaaggacctCCATCGAGGTGAGCGTCAAAGGGGCCCTGGAGAGCCATTTCCTCAAATGCCCCAAGCCCTCGGCCCAGGAGATCACCTCCCTGGCGGACAGCctgcagctggagaaggaggtggtccggGTCTGGTTTTGTAacaggagacagaaggagaaaaggatgaCCCCCCCCGGGGGGACCCTGCCGGGCCCCGACGAGGTCTACGGGCCCGGCGGCagggacacccctccccaccacgggGTGCAGACCCCCGTCCAGTGA